In a single window of the Rhineura floridana isolate rRhiFlo1 chromosome 3, rRhiFlo1.hap2, whole genome shotgun sequence genome:
- the KCNJ2 gene encoding inward rectifier potassium channel 2 has translation MGSVRTNRYSIVSSEEDGMKLATMAVANGFGNGKSKVHTRQQCRSRFVKKNGHCNVQFINVGEKGQRYLADIFTTCVDIRWRWMLLIFCLAFILSWLFFGCVFWLIALFHGDLEKTNRPCVSEVHSFTAAFLFSIETQTTIGYGFRCVTDECPIAVFMVVFQSIVGCIIDAFIIGAVMAKMAKPKKRNETLIFSDNAVIAMRDGKLCLMWRVGNLRKSHLVEAHVRAQLLKSRITTEGEYIPLDQIDINVGFDSGIDRIFLVSPITIVHEIDEESPLYDLSKQDMDNADFEIVVILEGMVEATAMTTQCRSSYLANEIFWGHRYEPVLFEEKNYYKVDYSRFHKTYEVLNTPLCSARDLAEKKYILSNANSFCYENEVALTGKEEDDSDNGVPESTSTDTHPDMDHHSQAGVPLEPRPLRRESEI, from the coding sequence ATGGGCAGCGTGCGAACCAACCGCTACAGCATAGTTTCCTCGGAGGAGGACGGCATGAAGCTGGCAACCATGGCTGTTGCCAATGGCTTTGGGAATGGGAAGAGCAAGGTACATACCAGGCAGCAGTGCAGGAGccggtttgtcaagaaaaatggCCACTGCAACGTTCAGTTCATTAATGTGGGTGAAAAAGGACAGCGTTACCTAGCAGACATCTTTACCACCTGTGTGGACATCCGCTGGAGGTGGATGTTGCTGATCTTCTGTCTGGCGTTCATTCTTTCATGGCTGTTTTTTGGTTGTGTGTTTTGGTTGATCGCCTTATTTCATGGGGACCTAGAGAAAACAAACAGACCTTGTGTCTCTGAAGTGCACAGCTTCACTGCGGCCTTCCTTTTCTCCATTGAAACACAGACCACGATTGGCTATGGCTTTAGGTGTGTCACAGATGAGTGTCCCATTGCGGTATTCATGGTGGTTTTCCAGTCAATAGTGGGCTGTATCATCGATGCCTTCATCATTGGTGCCGTCATGGCTAAGATGGCTAAaccaaaaaaaagaaatgaaactcTCATCTTCAGTGACAATGCTGTAATAGCTATGAGGGATGGAAAACTGTGCTTGATGTGGCGGGTCGGGAATTTGCGCAAAAGCCACTTGGTGGAAGCTCATGTGAGAGCCCAGTTACTCAAATCGCGAATCACCACTGAAGGAGAATACATCCCTCTTGATCAAATTGACATCAATGTTGGGTTTGACAGTGGGATAGACCGCATATTTTTGGTCTCGCCTATTACAATTGTCCATGAAATAGATGAAGAGAGCCCTTTGTATGACTTAAGTAAGCAGGACATGGACAATGCAGACTTTGAAATTGTAGTAATATTAGAAGGCATGGTGGAAGCCACCGCCATGACTACTCAGTGCCGTAGCTCATATCTGGCAAACGAAATCTTCTGGGGCCACCGTTATGAGCCTGTACTATTTGAAGAGAAAAACTACTACAAAGTGGATTATTCTAGGTTCCACAAAACATACGAAGTGCTGAACACGCCCCTTTGTAGTGCCAGAGACTTAGCAGAAAAGAAATACATCCTCTCTAACGCAAACTCATTTTGCTATGAGAACGAAGTGGCCCTCACGGGCAAAGAGGAAGATGACAGTGACAATGGGGTGCCTGAGAGCACAAGTACAGACACCCATCCGGACATGGACCATCACAGCCAAGCTGGTGTGCCCCTAGAGCCTAGGCCTTTAAGGCGAGAATCTGAAATATGA